From the Salinimicrobium tongyeongense genome, one window contains:
- the fsa gene encoding fructose-6-phosphate aldolase, whose product MKFFIDTANLDQIGEAQDLGVLDGVTTNPSLMAKEGITGKNNIIAHYKKICEITTGDVSAEVIATDFENIVKEGEELAALHEQIIVKVPMIKDGIKAIKYFSDKGIKTNCTLVFSAGQALLAAKAGATYVSPFIGRLDDISTDGLNLIMEIRQIYDNYGFETEILAASVRHTMHVIDCAKIGADVMTGPLSAITGLLNHPLTDIGLEKFLADHKKGN is encoded by the coding sequence ATGAAATTTTTTATTGACACCGCGAACCTTGACCAGATAGGGGAAGCCCAGGACCTTGGGGTTCTTGACGGAGTGACCACCAACCCTTCTCTAATGGCGAAGGAAGGCATCACCGGCAAAAACAACATCATTGCCCACTACAAGAAAATTTGCGAGATCACTACCGGGGATGTTAGCGCCGAAGTGATCGCTACCGATTTTGAAAATATAGTAAAGGAAGGCGAGGAGCTGGCCGCTTTACACGAGCAGATCATTGTAAAAGTGCCTATGATCAAAGACGGTATTAAAGCTATTAAATACTTTAGCGATAAAGGCATCAAAACAAACTGTACTCTGGTATTTTCGGCAGGCCAGGCGCTTTTGGCAGCCAAAGCCGGGGCAACTTACGTTTCGCCTTTTATCGGGAGACTTGATGATATCTCAACCGATGGTTTGAACCTTATCATGGAAATTCGCCAGATTTATGATAACTACGGTTTTGAAACTGAAATCCTCGCTGCTTCGGTAAGGCACACCATGCACGTGATTGACTGTGCTAAAATTGGTGCCGATGTGATGACAGGCCCACTTTCGGCCATCACCGGGCTGCTCAACCACCCGCTTACCGATATTGGTCTTGAGAAATTCCTGGCCGATCACAAAAAGGGGAACTAA
- a CDS encoding SDR family oxidoreductase, with the protein MTETTSKVVLVTGASSGIGKAIANFLQSKNYTVFGTSRNPSGRDSAFPLVALDVTRPETITAAVAEVIASAGKIDVLINNAGVGITGPIEETPDEEIKKAFNTNLFGPINVIKAVLPHMRENNSGLIINVTSIAGYMGLPYRGIYSASKGALEITTEAFRMELKDSNIKMTNIAPGDFATNIAVGRYHAPVIKGSPYEKPYGETLKIMNEHVDHGKDPQMMAKAIYAILQEKNPKIHYKVGEPLQKFSIALKRILPDKIYERLLLKHYKL; encoded by the coding sequence ATGACAGAAACAACTTCAAAAGTGGTGCTCGTAACAGGGGCATCTTCAGGAATTGGAAAAGCCATTGCCAATTTTCTTCAATCAAAGAACTATACCGTTTTTGGAACCAGCCGCAATCCGTCGGGGCGAGATTCTGCATTTCCTCTGGTCGCGTTGGATGTTACCAGACCTGAAACCATTACTGCTGCCGTTGCAGAGGTGATTGCTTCCGCAGGAAAAATTGATGTCCTTATTAATAATGCAGGCGTGGGAATTACCGGCCCTATTGAAGAAACGCCCGATGAGGAGATCAAAAAGGCCTTTAATACCAACCTTTTTGGGCCTATCAATGTCATTAAAGCCGTCTTACCTCATATGCGGGAAAACAACTCGGGACTCATTATAAATGTGACTTCCATCGCAGGTTATATGGGCCTGCCTTACCGCGGAATATATTCGGCTTCAAAAGGAGCGCTGGAGATCACTACCGAAGCTTTTAGAATGGAGCTGAAGGATTCAAATATCAAAATGACCAATATTGCCCCCGGAGATTTTGCTACTAATATTGCGGTAGGGAGGTATCATGCGCCGGTTATAAAAGGTTCCCCTTATGAAAAGCCGTATGGGGAGACCCTAAAGATTATGAATGAGCATGTAGACCACGGGAAAGACCCACAAATGATGGCTAAAGCGATCTATGCGATACTTCAGGAAAAAAATCCCAAAATCCATTATAAAGTAGGGGAGCCGCTGCAAAAGTTCTCTATTGCTCTCAAACGCATTCTCCCCGATAAAATTTATGAGCGCCTACTCTTAAAGCATTATAAATTGTAG